A portion of the Oxynema aestuarii AP17 genome contains these proteins:
- a CDS encoding IS1 family transposase (programmed frameshift), which yields MNCPYCASDHIVKNGHRNGKQSYLCRDCRRQFRDNPHQGYTPEVKALCVSMSLNGMGFRAIERVSGINHNSVINWVRQAAAAIPEENYEIPETAQLDELETFVGQKKKIWLWTVVNTKQPGILKFVVGDHALETFKPLWEMVMGWACFLYITDGYPVYPCVIEEADHLVSKTAMTRVEGENCRLRHYLARLHRKTLCYSKSVEMLTTSVRLLIYYLKHHQIPAFT from the exons ATGAACTGTCCTTATTGTGCTAGTGACCACATAGTGAAGAATGGTCATCGCAATGGCAAACAAAGCTACCTGTGCCGAGATTGTCGTCGCCAGTTCCGAGACAATCCGCACCAAGGCTACACTCCAGAGGTCAAAGCCCTGTGTGTAAGCATGTCACTCAATGGCATGGGTTTTAGAGCAATCGAGCGAGTGAGTGGCATCAACCATAATAGTGTGATCAACTGGGTGCGCCAAGCGGCGGCAGCGATTCCCGAGGAGAATTACGAGATCCCTGAAACGGCTCAACTGGATGAACTGGAAACCTTTGTGGGTCAAAAAAAA AAGATTTGGTTGTGGACGGTCGTCAACACCAAACAGCCTGGCATCCTCAAGTTCGTGGTGGGAGACCACGCCCTAGAGACTTTTAAACCCTTATGGGAGATGGTGATGGGCTGGGCTTGTTTTCTGTACATCACTGATGGCTATCCAGTATATCCTTGTGTGATTGAAGAGGCCGATCATCTAGTCAGTAAAACAGCGATGACACGGGTTGAAGGGGAGAACTGCCGACTACGCCATTACTTAGCTCGATTGCATCGTAAAACGTTGTGTTATTCCAAATCGGTCGAAATGTTAACCACCTCAGTCCGGTTACTCATCTACTATCTCAAGCACCATCAGATTCCAGCATTCACTTAA
- a CDS encoding CPP1-like family protein: protein MSEYSCYEQLGLKEDASFEEIQDARDRLMEEHSGDPKRVESIEAAYDEILMLRLKQRQEGKIKVPEGIRFPEKTTTIPTKIPTPPTQEAPAWLQNLLDTPSQPDILWPGGIFLGLSALTLFQPSSAPLALAVGVGFSLYFLNRKENKFGRAVTIAVISLTLGLVLGTPLGNLLHGSMGVLLSPDAIAAGFTFFAMWLATSFLR from the coding sequence ATGAGCGAGTACAGTTGCTACGAACAGCTTGGTTTAAAAGAAGATGCCTCGTTTGAGGAAATACAAGACGCTCGCGATCGCCTGATGGAAGAACACAGTGGCGATCCCAAACGGGTTGAAAGCATCGAAGCGGCTTATGACGAAATTCTGATGCTCCGACTCAAACAGCGTCAAGAAGGGAAAATCAAGGTTCCTGAAGGGATTCGGTTTCCAGAAAAAACGACGACTATCCCGACGAAAATCCCGACGCCACCGACCCAAGAAGCTCCGGCTTGGTTGCAAAATCTCCTCGATACGCCTTCGCAGCCCGATATCCTCTGGCCGGGTGGGATTTTTCTCGGCTTGAGTGCGCTGACGTTATTTCAACCCAGTTCGGCACCTCTGGCGTTAGCTGTTGGTGTCGGATTTAGTCTTTATTTTCTCAATCGCAAGGAAAATAAGTTCGGTCGTGCGGTCACCATTGCGGTCATTTCGCTGACGTTGGGTTTAGTTCTGGGAACTCCGTTGGGTAATTTATTGCATGGTTCGATGGGGGTGCTGCTCTCCCCGGATGCGATCGCCGCCGGATTTACGTTCTTTGCGATGTGGTTGGCAACTAGCTTTTTACGTTGA
- a CDS encoding adenylate/guanylate cyclase domain-containing protein encodes MLFQIGRNVNHLSPVTHLLSQAPSDSSIHLNHSLLCNAIFIVGVGFSVGAFIFVWHWEQRRRDYEFNRASDIIAGRLQQHADEDLEVIRTLGDFFDASGVPPEQAFGQFVHRSMKEHPTIRLLAWAPRVGDEERELFEYDNQFTRDRNFEIHQKNLAGDYIRAQPSSEYYPLHYIVPEAGNEGALGFNLTSHPLYQVALNHAAHTGEMVVTGKLEWNPDGETQQGVLAIVPVYAPVEEEPGLALGDDRHDRLQGYILGLFTLNDIFEVSGADRGVSLINLYLCDETVQTAAGTAATQPAKTLLASYETLPQLPESTATTIACPIDTVSKSEASVSTASGISLTQGVTRRQIEIANRHWSVYAIPTEEFQAKRRHWRSWATLIVGLLWTHIPVTYLLTSLSRTAQIERLARERALKAEQLRQAFRQLEAEQAKSERLLLNVLPKAIADRLKQNENTIADSFPEVTVLFADIVGFTRLASRVSPPELVKILNRIFSAFDRLASEYGLEKIKTIGDAYMVVGGLPVPRTDHAEAIARMAIAMLEEIEQFDSQDRESFSMRIGIHTGPVVAGVIGTNKFIYDLWGDTVNTASRMESHGVPGRIQVSPTTYERLRHAYDFEERGPIRIKGKGDMMVYLLSTRKNRPIPRSSAWQLSSSEASTFNSEDADDSPDAIASFRPDPI; translated from the coding sequence GTGTTATTCCAAATCGGTCGAAATGTTAACCACCTCAGTCCGGTTACTCATCTACTATCTCAAGCACCATCAGATTCCAGCATTCACTTAAATCATTCTCTATTATGCAACGCCATTTTTATCGTAGGCGTTGGCTTCTCAGTCGGGGCTTTTATCTTCGTCTGGCATTGGGAACAGAGACGCCGAGACTACGAATTCAACCGTGCATCGGATATCATTGCCGGACGGCTCCAACAACATGCCGACGAAGATTTAGAAGTCATCCGTACCCTCGGAGATTTCTTTGATGCGTCCGGGGTTCCGCCAGAGCAAGCTTTTGGTCAATTCGTCCACCGTTCGATGAAAGAACATCCCACAATTCGACTCTTAGCTTGGGCTCCTCGGGTCGGCGACGAAGAACGAGAACTATTCGAGTACGACAACCAATTCACCCGCGATCGCAACTTTGAAATTCACCAAAAAAACCTAGCCGGGGACTACATACGCGCCCAACCCAGCTCCGAGTACTATCCCCTGCACTATATCGTTCCGGAAGCAGGAAACGAAGGGGCGCTCGGATTTAATCTGACCTCCCATCCACTGTATCAAGTCGCTTTAAATCATGCGGCCCACACCGGGGAAATGGTAGTGACGGGAAAATTGGAGTGGAATCCCGACGGCGAGACCCAACAGGGGGTCTTGGCGATCGTTCCCGTGTACGCACCCGTAGAGGAAGAACCGGGATTAGCCCTCGGCGACGATCGCCACGATCGCCTCCAAGGTTATATCCTCGGACTGTTCACCCTCAATGATATTTTTGAAGTCTCCGGAGCCGATCGCGGCGTCAGCCTCATCAACCTCTACCTGTGCGACGAAACCGTGCAGACCGCCGCCGGAACCGCAGCTACCCAACCTGCTAAAACCTTATTAGCCAGTTACGAAACCCTTCCCCAACTCCCCGAATCCACCGCCACCACGATCGCTTGTCCCATCGACACCGTATCGAAATCGGAAGCATCGGTCTCCACTGCTTCCGGTATTTCCCTCACCCAGGGAGTGACCCGGCGCCAAATTGAAATTGCGAATCGCCATTGGTCCGTGTACGCCATTCCCACGGAAGAATTTCAAGCGAAACGTCGTCATTGGCGTTCTTGGGCGACGTTAATTGTCGGCTTACTCTGGACTCATATCCCGGTGACCTATTTGTTGACTTCCTTGAGTCGCACGGCGCAAATCGAACGACTCGCTCGCGAACGTGCCCTCAAAGCCGAACAATTACGGCAGGCGTTTCGACAGTTGGAAGCGGAACAGGCGAAATCCGAGCGTTTGTTGCTCAACGTTTTACCCAAGGCGATCGCCGATCGCCTCAAGCAAAATGAAAATACGATCGCCGATAGTTTTCCGGAAGTCACCGTCTTATTTGCCGATATCGTCGGCTTTACCCGCTTGGCGTCCCGGGTCTCTCCTCCGGAATTAGTCAAAATCCTCAATCGCATTTTCAGTGCCTTCGACCGCCTCGCCTCGGAATACGGGTTGGAAAAAATTAAAACGATTGGCGATGCGTATATGGTCGTCGGCGGGCTACCCGTTCCCCGTACCGACCACGCCGAAGCGATCGCCCGAATGGCGATCGCCATGCTCGAAGAAATCGAACAGTTTGACAGCCAAGACCGCGAATCGTTTTCCATGCGGATCGGTATTCATACCGGGCCCGTCGTCGCCGGAGTGATCGGCACCAATAAATTTATTTACGACCTCTGGGGCGATACGGTCAATACTGCCAGCCGCATGGAGTCTCACGGCGTTCCCGGACGGATTCAGGTCTCGCCGACCACTTACGAACGCTTGCGCCACGCCTACGATTTCGAGGAGCGCGGTCCGATCCGGATTAAGGGAAAAGGGGACATGATGGTTTATTTACTCTCAACTCGCAAAAATCGCCCGATCCCGCGCTCGTCTGCCTGGCAACTGAGCAGTTCTGAAGCTTCGACGTTCAATTCTGAAGATGCGGACGATTCCCCCGACGCGATCGCCTCTTTTCGACCCGATCCCATTTGA
- the hemL gene encoding glutamate-1-semialdehyde 2,1-aminomutase, whose amino-acid sequence MVTSTFKTTKSEEIFAAAQKLMPGGVSSPVRAFKSVGGQPIVFDRVQGAYVWDVDDNQYIDYVGTWGPAICGHSHPEVIAALKETLDKGTSFGAPCYHENVLAEMVIDAVPSIEMVRFVNSGTEACMAVLRLMRAFTGRDKVIKFQGCYHGHGDMFLVQAGSGVATLGLPDSPGVPKSVTSNTLAAPYNDLEAVKALFADNPDQIAGVILEPVVGNAGFIPPDAGFLEGLREITKDNGALLVFDEVMTGFRISYGGAQEKFGVTPDLTTLGKVIGGGLPVGAYGGRRDIMEMVAPSGPMYQAGTLSGNPLAMTAGIKTLELLNKPGSYEYLDKITKMLVDGLLDIAKETGHEVCGGQISAMFGLFFTPGPVHSYEDAKKCDTNKFSRWHRGMLERGVYLAPSQFEAGFTSLAHTEEDIKRTLDAAREVMASL is encoded by the coding sequence TTGGTGACCAGCACTTTCAAAACCACCAAATCTGAAGAAATCTTTGCCGCCGCCCAAAAACTAATGCCAGGGGGCGTCAGCTCTCCCGTTCGCGCCTTTAAATCCGTCGGCGGACAACCTATCGTCTTCGATAGAGTCCAAGGCGCCTACGTCTGGGATGTCGATGACAACCAATACATCGATTACGTCGGCACCTGGGGACCCGCCATCTGCGGTCACAGCCATCCCGAAGTCATCGCCGCCCTCAAAGAAACCCTCGACAAAGGCACCAGCTTCGGCGCCCCGTGCTATCACGAAAACGTTCTCGCCGAAATGGTCATCGATGCCGTCCCCAGCATCGAAATGGTCCGCTTCGTCAACTCCGGAACCGAAGCCTGTATGGCAGTATTGCGCCTCATGCGCGCCTTCACCGGACGCGACAAAGTCATTAAATTCCAAGGCTGCTACCACGGTCACGGCGACATGTTCCTCGTCCAAGCCGGGTCCGGCGTCGCCACCCTCGGTCTGCCCGACTCCCCCGGAGTTCCCAAATCCGTCACCAGCAACACCCTCGCCGCCCCCTACAACGACCTCGAAGCCGTCAAAGCCCTGTTTGCCGACAATCCCGACCAAATTGCCGGAGTCATCCTCGAACCCGTCGTCGGCAATGCAGGCTTTATTCCCCCCGATGCGGGCTTCCTCGAAGGCTTGCGCGAAATTACCAAAGACAACGGCGCCCTACTCGTCTTCGACGAAGTGATGACCGGATTTCGGATTTCCTACGGCGGCGCCCAAGAAAAATTCGGCGTCACTCCCGATTTAACCACCTTGGGGAAAGTCATTGGCGGCGGCTTGCCCGTCGGCGCCTACGGCGGACGCCGGGACATCATGGAAATGGTCGCCCCCTCCGGTCCGATGTACCAAGCGGGAACTCTTTCCGGTAACCCCTTGGCGATGACCGCCGGGATTAAAACCTTGGAACTGCTCAACAAGCCCGGGTCTTACGAGTATCTCGACAAAATCACCAAAATGTTAGTAGACGGGTTACTCGATATTGCCAAAGAAACCGGACACGAAGTTTGCGGCGGTCAAATCAGCGCCATGTTCGGTCTGTTCTTCACCCCCGGTCCGGTGCACAGCTACGAAGATGCGAAAAAGTGCGATACCAACAAGTTCAGCCGTTGGCATCGCGGAATGTTAGAACGCGGTGTTTATTTGGCTCCGTCTCAGTTTGAAGCGGGCTTTACCTCGTTGGCGCATACGGAAGAGGACATCAAGCGGACTCTGGATGCGGCTCGCGAAGTAATGGCGAGTTTGTAA
- the hisIE gene encoding bifunctional phosphoribosyl-AMP cyclohydrolase/phosphoribosyl-ATP diphosphatase HisIE, protein MFAFPTQPLTTVQQSIPLDRIRYNDQGLVPAIAQDYLDGTVLMMAWMNRDSLQKTLETGECWYWSRSRQELWHKGATSGHLQKVRSLRYDCDSDCLLVGIEQIGDIACHTGERSCFHQIDGQIQPPPADTLSQVFEIICDRRDRPTEGSYTAQLLAAGDNKILKKLGEETAEVVMAFKDDDPEQIAGEVADWIYHAMVALAHHQVDLRDVYRKLQQRRR, encoded by the coding sequence ATGTTCGCATTTCCAACTCAACCCCTAACTACCGTGCAACAATCGATTCCCCTCGATCGCATTCGTTATAACGACCAAGGACTCGTCCCGGCGATCGCCCAAGACTACCTCGACGGTACCGTTTTGATGATGGCGTGGATGAACCGAGATTCCTTACAAAAAACCCTCGAAACTGGAGAATGCTGGTACTGGAGTCGATCCCGCCAAGAACTCTGGCATAAAGGCGCCACCTCCGGTCACTTGCAAAAAGTGCGATCGCTGCGCTACGACTGCGATAGCGACTGCTTGCTCGTCGGGATCGAGCAGATCGGCGATATTGCCTGTCACACCGGAGAACGAAGCTGTTTCCACCAAATTGACGGCCAGATCCAGCCCCCTCCCGCCGATACCCTCTCCCAAGTCTTTGAAATTATCTGCGATCGCCGCGATCGTCCTACGGAAGGCTCCTACACCGCCCAACTCCTCGCCGCCGGAGATAACAAAATCCTCAAAAAACTCGGCGAAGAAACCGCCGAAGTTGTGATGGCGTTTAAAGACGACGACCCCGAACAGATCGCCGGAGAAGTCGCCGACTGGATCTACCATGCAATGGTTGCCCTCGCCCATCACCAAGTCGATTTGCGCGACGTTTACCGCAAATTGCAACAACGCCGCCGCTAA
- a CDS encoding calcium-binding protein has translation MRILVTIPHVFDPNGGGNYGSLSPDPQPRIKALTQCLRSLHSLFNHKAQFCFEYRDRLYTLPANQGRSVLIQVIICTTQGLHLLDRLPIPSWSYQHHEVNCHPMLVGFECHALLREHLGQYDYYCYLEDDLILSDPEWFVKLGWFNHYIGDRAVLHPNRFEIVNHPEIKKIYIDPELEFKTGKRDNFAHYFSDNLTIAGNVMGQQIIINRAENPHSGCFFLNHRQMADWASRDYFLDGDSRFFGPLESAATLGIARTFRVYKPAASNANFLEIQHFGQAWSEKIKAVKFT, from the coding sequence ATGCGTATTTTAGTCACGATCCCCCATGTTTTCGATCCCAATGGTGGGGGGAATTATGGATCGCTCAGTCCGGATCCCCAACCGAGAATTAAAGCGCTGACTCAATGTTTGCGATCGCTGCACAGTTTGTTCAACCACAAAGCACAATTTTGTTTTGAATATCGCGATCGCCTTTATACTTTACCTGCCAATCAAGGGCGATCGGTTCTCATTCAAGTCATTATCTGTACCACGCAAGGCTTGCATTTACTCGATCGCCTCCCGATCCCCTCCTGGTCTTACCAACATCACGAGGTCAATTGCCACCCGATGTTAGTAGGATTTGAATGTCATGCACTGTTGCGAGAACATCTCGGGCAGTACGATTATTATTGCTATTTAGAAGACGATCTAATTTTGTCCGATCCGGAGTGGTTCGTAAAGCTGGGGTGGTTCAATCACTATATCGGCGATCGCGCCGTGTTGCATCCCAATCGCTTTGAAATTGTCAACCATCCAGAAATTAAGAAAATTTACATCGATCCCGAACTCGAATTTAAAACGGGTAAAAGAGATAACTTTGCTCATTACTTCTCCGATAATTTAACCATTGCCGGAAATGTAATGGGACAACAAATTATCATCAATCGTGCCGAAAATCCTCATTCGGGATGTTTTTTTCTCAATCACAGACAAATGGCGGATTGGGCGAGCCGGGACTACTTTCTCGATGGCGACTCCCGCTTCTTCGGTCCGCTCGAAAGTGCGGCGACCTTGGGAATCGCGCGGACTTTCAGAGTGTACAAGCCCGCCGCGTCCAATGCCAACTTTTTAGAAATCCAACATTTCGGACAGGCGTGGAGCGAGAAAATTAAAGCGGTAAAATTTACCTAG
- the tnpB gene encoding IS200/IS605 family element RNA-guided endonuclease TnpB produces the protein MFKAYKYRIYPTHKQQATLAKSFGCCRWYWNYALNLCQETYRATGKGLSRGYLQGLLPALKKEYPWLKEDVYSQCLQVVALNLSTAYRNFFEKRAKLPRFKSKQGRQSISYPQNVKFEGNYIKLPKVGLVRCRQHRSFEGKIKTVTLSKNPDGKYYVSVLVEGREEPPFPSTEGKAIGIDLGLTDFAITSEGSKYNNPKHFDKHARNLKRKQQKHARKRKGSNNRNKSRVKVAKIHAKISRCREDFLHKLSRKIVNENQVIVVENLNVKGMVRNHQLAKAISDVGWGMFCTMLKYKAESEGKVYLEVDRFFPSSKTCHACLNQIKSLSLDVRSWTCEHCQTRHDRDINAAINLKNEGLRILELGTRSTALGGDVRRGGRTSVLSSAVPSEEGSRYCNL, from the coding sequence ATGTTCAAGGCGTACAAATACCGCATCTATCCAACCCACAAGCAACAAGCGACTTTAGCCAAGAGCTTTGGTTGCTGTCGTTGGTATTGGAACTATGCGTTAAATTTGTGCCAAGAGACTTATCGAGCGACCGGAAAAGGTTTATCAAGGGGTTATCTTCAGGGATTATTACCTGCCCTCAAAAAGGAATACCCTTGGCTTAAAGAAGATGTCTATTCCCAATGCTTGCAAGTCGTGGCGTTGAACTTATCAACCGCTTATCGAAACTTCTTTGAGAAACGGGCAAAATTACCCCGATTTAAATCCAAGCAGGGAAGGCAATCTATCAGTTATCCTCAAAATGTTAAGTTTGAGGGAAATTACATCAAACTGCCTAAAGTTGGGTTAGTGCGTTGTCGTCAGCATCGAAGTTTTGAGGGAAAAATCAAAACTGTAACCCTCTCCAAAAATCCAGATGGTAAATATTATGTTTCAGTTTTGGTGGAGGGTAGAGAAGAACCTCCCTTTCCCTCAACTGAAGGAAAAGCAATTGGCATTGATTTAGGGCTGACCGATTTTGCAATTACCAGTGAGGGGTCGAAATATAATAATCCCAAGCATTTTGATAAACACGCGCGAAACCTAAAAAGAAAACAGCAAAAACACGCTCGAAAAAGGAAAGGTAGCAACAACCGCAATAAATCGCGGGTAAAAGTTGCTAAGATTCACGCCAAAATAAGTCGCTGTCGTGAAGATTTTCTCCACAAGCTATCCCGTAAGATAGTGAACGAAAACCAAGTGATTGTGGTCGAGAATCTCAACGTCAAAGGCATGGTTCGCAATCACCAACTCGCCAAAGCGATTAGTGATGTCGGTTGGGGGATGTTTTGTACGATGTTAAAGTACAAGGCTGAATCAGAAGGAAAAGTGTATCTAGAAGTCGATCGATTTTTTCCTTCTTCTAAAACTTGCCATGCATGTCTCAATCAAATCAAAAGCTTGTCTCTTGATGTAAGAAGTTGGACTTGCGAACATTGCCAAACTCGTCATGACAGGGATATCAATGCCGCCATTAATCTCAAAAATGAAGGCTTACGGATATTAGAGTTAGGAACTCGCTCTACTGCCCTTGGAGGGGATGTAAGACGAGGTGGTAGAACTTCAGTTCTATCTAGCGCAGTCCCCAGTGAAGAGGGAAGCCGCTATTGTAATCTTTGA
- a CDS encoding EI24 domain-containing protein produces the protein MPQQPTPDRPSSRNSVLSNVLGGFGLIAGATYPVRAIATFIHNPKLRPYVSIPIAVNVVVGIALYVGLLLPGLNGIDATIARVGTYLEAFVARLPAWLGFLNAIDNLLGWGLRLVLVGLLLVAIGLLLVQFGAILGAPWYGQLSEQLELLRNGKLPIAEPMTLKTIARDIWRALMFEIKKLVFAAGFALILLLFNGVPLIGTIAASVGGIAIAATIVCLDFLDAPLERRRLRFRRKLGIVFGHLPASGSFALVCLVMISIPMLNLLAVPVCVAAGTLFFCDRVWPKFGEEVRE, from the coding sequence ATGCCACAACAGCCAACTCCCGATCGCCCGTCTTCCCGGAACTCTGTTTTATCCAACGTTCTCGGCGGTTTTGGATTGATTGCAGGGGCGACTTATCCGGTTCGGGCGATCGCCACCTTCATCCACAATCCCAAATTACGACCGTACGTCTCGATCCCGATCGCGGTCAATGTCGTGGTCGGGATTGCCTTGTACGTGGGATTATTGCTACCGGGATTAAATGGGATTGACGCGACGATCGCCCGGGTCGGAACGTATTTAGAGGCGTTCGTCGCCCGTCTACCCGCATGGTTGGGCTTTCTCAACGCGATCGACAATCTTCTAGGCTGGGGATTGCGGCTGGTTTTAGTGGGATTGTTACTCGTGGCGATCGGCTTGTTGCTGGTTCAATTTGGAGCTATTCTGGGGGCGCCGTGGTACGGGCAACTCTCCGAACAGTTGGAACTGTTACGCAATGGCAAACTCCCGATCGCCGAACCGATGACCCTCAAGACGATCGCCCGCGATATTTGGCGGGCATTGATGTTTGAAATCAAAAAACTGGTTTTTGCGGCAGGATTCGCCTTAATATTGCTCTTATTCAATGGAGTTCCTTTAATTGGAACGATCGCCGCCAGTGTGGGAGGAATTGCGATCGCGGCGACGATCGTTTGCTTGGACTTCCTCGACGCCCCTTTAGAACGGCGCCGCCTGCGTTTTCGCCGAAAATTAGGCATTGTCTTCGGTCACCTTCCGGCGAGTGGGTCGTTTGCGTTGGTCTGTTTGGTGATGATTAGCATTCCGATGCTCAATTTACTTGCGGTTCCGGTTTGCGTGGCGGCGGGAACGCTGTTTTTTTGCGATCGCGTTTGGCCGAAATTTGGGGAAGAGGTGAGGGAGTAG
- a CDS encoding ATP-dependent Clp protease ATP-binding subunit yields MFERFTEKAIKVIMLAQEEARRLGHNFVGTEQILLGLIGEGTGVAAKVLKSMGVNLKDARIEVEKIIGRGSGFVAVEIPFTPRAKRVLELSLEEARQLGHNYIGTEHLLLGLIREGEGVAARVLENLGVDLSKVRTQVIRMLGETAEVTAGSSNARTKTPTLDEFGANLTQMAAEGKLDPVVGRQKEIERVIQILGRRTKNNPVLIGEPGVGKTAIAEGLAQRIANNDVPDILEDKRVVTLDIGLLVAGTKYRGEFEERLKKIMDEIRSARNVILVIDEVHTLIGAGAAEGAIDAANILKPALARGELQCIGATTLDEYRKHIERDAALERRFQPVMVGEPSVEETIEILFGLRDRYEQHHKLKIADEALEAAAKLSDRYISDRYLPDKAIDLIDEAGSRVRLINSQLPPAAKELDKELRQVLKEKDDAVRSQDFDRAGELRDREMEIKSQIRAIASSKKTDGSADLSPMVTEEDIAQIVASWTGVPVNKLTESESEKLLHMEDTLHQRLIGQEEAVKAVSRAIRRARVGLKNPNRPIASFIFSGPTGVGKTELTKALASYFFGSEEAMIRLDMSEYMERHTVSKLIGSPPGYVGYNEGGQLTEAVRRRPYTVVLFDEIEKAHPDVFNMLLQILEDGRLTDAKGRTVDFKNTLLIMTSNIGSKVIEKGGGGLGFEFAEDQADAQYNRIRNLVNEELKQYFRPEFLNRLDEIIVFRQLNKEEVKEIAEIMLREVFSRLTEKGITLEVTEGFKNRLVEEGYNPSYGARPLRRAIMRLLEDSLAEEILSGRIQEGETALVDVDEEGKVQVGPKEENRELMPQTAES; encoded by the coding sequence ATGTTTGAACGCTTCACAGAAAAAGCCATTAAAGTGATCATGCTGGCCCAGGAGGAAGCCCGTCGCCTGGGACATAATTTTGTCGGAACGGAGCAGATCCTCTTGGGTCTTATCGGAGAAGGAACGGGCGTTGCCGCCAAAGTTCTCAAGTCGATGGGGGTCAACCTCAAAGATGCCCGAATTGAGGTCGAAAAGATCATCGGTCGGGGTTCGGGGTTTGTCGCGGTAGAAATTCCCTTCACACCCCGGGCCAAGCGCGTTCTGGAGCTATCTTTAGAAGAAGCGCGTCAACTCGGTCACAATTACATCGGCACGGAACACCTGCTGCTGGGATTGATTCGGGAAGGTGAAGGCGTTGCGGCGCGGGTTTTAGAAAACTTGGGCGTCGATCTGTCTAAAGTCCGCACCCAAGTGATTCGGATGTTGGGAGAAACGGCGGAAGTGACCGCCGGATCGAGCAATGCCCGGACGAAAACCCCGACCCTCGACGAATTTGGGGCAAACTTGACCCAGATGGCCGCCGAAGGCAAATTAGACCCGGTCGTCGGGCGTCAGAAAGAAATCGAGCGGGTGATTCAGATTCTCGGACGGCGTACTAAGAATAATCCGGTGTTGATCGGGGAACCGGGGGTCGGTAAAACGGCGATCGCCGAAGGGCTGGCCCAACGGATTGCCAACAACGACGTGCCGGATATTTTAGAAGATAAGCGGGTCGTCACCTTAGATATCGGCTTACTCGTCGCCGGAACGAAATATCGCGGGGAATTTGAAGAGCGCCTCAAGAAAATCATGGACGAAATCCGCTCGGCGCGGAACGTGATTTTAGTGATTGACGAGGTGCATACCCTGATCGGCGCCGGGGCCGCAGAAGGGGCGATCGACGCGGCGAACATTCTCAAACCTGCCCTCGCACGCGGGGAACTGCAGTGCATCGGCGCGACCACCTTGGACGAATATCGCAAGCATATCGAGCGCGATGCGGCCTTAGAACGGCGCTTCCAGCCCGTGATGGTCGGCGAACCGAGCGTGGAAGAAACGATCGAGATCCTGTTCGGACTGCGCGATCGCTACGAACAACACCATAAATTAAAAATTGCCGACGAAGCGTTAGAAGCGGCGGCGAAACTGTCCGATCGCTACATCAGCGATCGCTACTTACCGGACAAGGCGATCGACTTGATCGACGAAGCCGGATCCCGAGTGCGCCTGATCAACTCGCAATTACCGCCTGCGGCGAAAGAACTCGATAAAGAGTTGCGCCAGGTGTTGAAAGAGAAAGACGACGCCGTGCGATCGCAAGACTTCGATCGCGCCGGGGAACTGCGCGATCGCGAAATGGAAATCAAATCCCAAATTCGGGCGATCGCCAGCAGCAAAAAAACCGACGGCAGCGCCGATCTCTCCCCGATGGTCACCGAAGAAGACATCGCCCAGATCGTCGCCAGTTGGACCGGAGTCCCCGTCAACAAACTCACCGAATCCGAATCCGAAAAGCTGCTGCACATGGAAGACACCTTGCACCAGCGCCTGATCGGACAGGAAGAAGCCGTCAAAGCCGTTTCCCGCGCCATCCGTCGCGCCCGAGTCGGCTTGAAAAACCCCAACCGTCCGATCGCCAGCTTCATCTTCTCCGGCCCGACCGGGGTCGGGAAAACCGAGCTGACCAAAGCCCTCGCCTCCTACTTCTTCGGTTCTGAAGAAGCGATGATTCGCCTGGATATGTCCGAATACATGGAACGCCACACGGTGTCCAAATTGATCGGGTCTCCTCCGGGTTACGTCGGTTATAACGAAGGCGGTCAACTCACCGAAGCCGTCCGGCGCCGTCCCTACACCGTCGTGTTGTTCGACGAAATCGAGAAAGCGCACCCCGACGTGTTCAACATGTTGCTGCAAATTCTCGAAGACGGACGCCTCACCGACGCCAAAGGTCGCACGGTGGACTTCAAGAACACCTTATTGATTATGACCTCGAACATCGGGTCGAAAGTGATCGAGAAAGGTGGCGGCGGTTTGGGCTTCGAGTTTGCCGAAGACCAAGCGGACGCGCAATACAACCGCATTCGCAACCTGGTCAACGAAGAACTCAAGCAATATTTCCGTCCGGAATTTCTCAATCGTCTCGACGAGATCATCGTCTTCCGCCAGTTGAACAAAGAGGAAGTCAAAGAGATCGCCGAAATTATGTTGCGCGAGGTCTTCTCGCGACTGACCGAGAAAGGGATTACTTTGGAAGTTACCGAAGGGTTCAAAAATCGGTTGGTCGAAGAAGGGTACAATCCCAGCTACGGCGCGCGTCCGTTACGTCGTGCGATCATGCGGCTGTTAGAAGATAGCCTCGCCGAGGAAATTCTTTCCGGTCGGATTCAAGAAGGCGAAACCGCTTTAGTCGATGTAGACGAAGAAGGGAAAGTCCAAGTCGGACCGAAAGAAGAAAATCGCGAATTGATGCCCCAAACGGCGGAGTCGTAA